One window from the genome of Cyclobacterium amurskyense encodes:
- a CDS encoding LamG-like jellyroll fold domain-containing protein, which produces MKFSQFAYFLIPVILLLSCKESDPMIQLQERDGLVAVWGFEEEAGHERLAVGKGEFPLKERNGSVERVAEGPLTGYSARMENEAFFSLPYENTAELNIHGKNQGVTVMAWVKWEGKTGFVGGMWNEYTDGGKRQYGLFVDLPHYNGAAQVCGHISYSGGPTPPFPYSCDYAASKQKLTKGKWHYIAFTYDGEYIKAFLDGEFQERAPEPINNTKGFEGLPAGLVHSKNPYLFKEGIGNNGSDFTVGAVVLSRGMGNFFNGQIGGLAVFDRVVEEKEIAEIFQQTMVENDFMANQD; this is translated from the coding sequence ATGAAATTTTCACAATTCGCGTATTTTTTGATTCCTGTTATCCTTCTGCTCAGCTGTAAGGAAAGCGATCCCATGATCCAACTTCAGGAAAGGGATGGTCTTGTAGCTGTCTGGGGTTTTGAAGAAGAGGCAGGCCATGAAAGGTTGGCCGTAGGTAAGGGAGAATTTCCACTTAAAGAAAGGAATGGAAGTGTTGAAAGAGTTGCCGAGGGACCATTGACAGGATATTCAGCCCGTATGGAAAATGAAGCTTTTTTCTCTTTGCCTTATGAAAATACGGCTGAGCTTAATATACATGGTAAAAATCAAGGTGTTACGGTAATGGCTTGGGTAAAGTGGGAAGGCAAGACTGGGTTTGTCGGTGGAATGTGGAATGAATATACGGATGGAGGTAAACGTCAATATGGATTGTTTGTAGACCTCCCTCATTATAATGGCGCAGCTCAGGTTTGTGGCCATATTTCTTATTCCGGTGGTCCTACACCACCTTTTCCTTACAGTTGCGATTATGCAGCAAGTAAGCAAAAACTAACCAAAGGGAAATGGCACTATATTGCTTTTACCTATGACGGAGAGTATATTAAAGCATTTTTAGACGGCGAGTTTCAGGAAAGAGCACCTGAGCCTATCAATAATACCAAAGGTTTTGAAGGGCTTCCTGCTGGCCTGGTTCATTCCAAAAACCCCTATTTATTTAAAGAGGGCATAGGAAACAACGGTTCGGATTTTACAGTGGGGGCAGTAGTACTTTCCAGAGGAATGGGAAACTTTTTCAATGGACAAATTGGAGGCTTGGCTGTTTTTGACCGGGTTGTAGAAGAGAAGGAGATAGCTGAGATTTTTCAGCAAACAATGGTGGAAAATGATTTCATGGCTAACCAGGATTAA
- a CDS encoding sulfatase family protein codes for MKRQPYLSWMMKPFVFFLLFVLASCSEKTKNEEETPRQPNILFIFTDDHAFQAISAYQSRLADLAPTPNIDRIAAKGILFNKAYVTNSICAPSRASVLTGTHSHVNGHRTNADTFDGSQITFPKLLRENGYNTALIGKWHLKSVPTGFDHWEILPGQGHYYNPDIISATDTTIAEGYVTDIITDKSLKWLSENQDSGKPFLLMLQHKAPHRKWEKGPEHLDLYEELTFPEPDNLFDDYPTRGTAAKTQDLSINKTMDLASDLKIWTDENKKGPVFNRTYGRMNDSQRANWDATYDPIIADFQAKDLKGDDLIRWKYQRYMKDYLATIRSVDDNVGRVLDYLEEIGLSENTLVVYTSDQGFYLGEHGWFDKRFMYEESFRTPLLMQWPGKIPEGITSDKLVSNLDFAQTFLDLADIPAPDRMQGRSLVPLMMGNTPEDWRDYLYYHYYEFPAVHSVRKHEGVTSERYKLMHFYELDEWELYDLEADPTEMNNIYNDSSYDSIKTAMTDRLKRIKTQYGVIVPKSNY; via the coding sequence ATGAAAAGACAACCATATCTGTCATGGATGATGAAACCCTTTGTTTTTTTCTTGCTTTTTGTACTGGCCTCCTGCTCAGAAAAAACAAAAAATGAAGAAGAGACACCTAGGCAACCTAATATACTGTTCATCTTCACCGACGACCATGCCTTTCAAGCCATTAGTGCTTATCAAAGTCGTCTGGCAGATTTGGCTCCTACTCCCAATATTGACAGGATTGCAGCTAAGGGAATTCTTTTTAACAAAGCCTATGTAACCAATTCTATATGTGCTCCTTCAAGAGCTTCAGTGCTCACGGGAACACATAGTCATGTAAATGGGCATAGAACAAATGCAGATACTTTTGATGGTAGTCAAATCACCTTCCCTAAACTTCTCAGAGAAAATGGCTACAACACTGCATTGATAGGCAAATGGCACTTGAAATCTGTACCCACAGGCTTTGATCATTGGGAAATCCTTCCTGGCCAAGGGCACTATTACAATCCTGATATAATTTCTGCTACAGACACTACGATTGCAGAAGGCTATGTTACGGATATTATTACAGACAAGTCTTTGAAATGGCTGTCTGAAAATCAGGATAGTGGAAAACCTTTTTTGCTTATGCTTCAACACAAAGCACCTCACCGAAAATGGGAAAAAGGTCCTGAGCATTTAGACCTTTATGAAGAGCTTACCTTCCCCGAACCAGACAACTTATTTGATGACTATCCCACCAGAGGTACTGCAGCCAAAACACAAGACTTGAGCATAAATAAAACCATGGATTTGGCTTCTGATTTAAAGATATGGACAGATGAAAATAAAAAAGGTCCAGTATTTAATCGTACCTATGGACGAATGAATGACAGCCAACGTGCCAATTGGGATGCTACTTATGATCCAATTATAGCAGATTTTCAGGCTAAAGACCTTAAAGGTGATGATTTGATCCGATGGAAATACCAAAGGTACATGAAGGATTACCTGGCCACTATTAGATCAGTGGATGACAATGTGGGACGTGTATTGGATTACCTTGAGGAAATTGGGCTCAGCGAAAACACTTTGGTGGTATACACTTCAGATCAGGGGTTTTATTTGGGAGAGCACGGTTGGTTCGACAAGCGTTTTATGTATGAAGAATCTTTCAGAACGCCCTTATTAATGCAATGGCCAGGTAAAATCCCGGAAGGGATTACCAGTGACAAACTTGTTTCAAATCTTGATTTTGCCCAGACATTTTTGGATTTGGCAGATATTCCTGCCCCAGACCGCATGCAAGGCCGCAGTTTAGTTCCTTTGATGATGGGGAATACTCCAGAAGATTGGCGAGACTACTTGTATTATCATTACTATGAATTCCCTGCGGTTCATAGTGTTAGAAAACACGAAGGTGTTACAAGTGAAAGGTATAAATTAATGCATTTTTATGAATTGGACGAATGGGAACTCTATGACCTTGAAGCTGATCCCACCGAAATGAATAACATCTATAACGACAGTTCCTACGATTCCATTAAAACCGCCATGACGGATCGCTTAAAACGTATCAAGACCCAATATGGAGTCATCGTACCCAAAAGCAATTATTAA
- a CDS encoding PVC-type heme-binding CxxCH protein gives MRITNPLILIVFIVFGCGQSNKNEESKTLTGADSLIVKLDESNQQVQVFRKGDLKTPLLTQVAETDFRPYIHPIVAPDGKGILTEKSPNHHKHQTGIYWGFTRVNQRDFFHNPGGDYWKKVAVNVLEEEGERISWQTVYEMLDSLGNSLMTETQTWTLKAQGQQYLLDLDWNGQAQQDLTIGKYDYGGLFVRMPWKEGIEAEIINTARQVNEMAEGKNSMWINLGMQVEGRENRANIALFDHPDNKGYPQKWRVDNQFGLGPAYTRDEDWKIDSGANEQIKHRLFFYTDEFNDVAITEAWAEYTDRKGKYNTASLWQLARDEGRKAKFLNPQEAIAAMTIKPGFKVNVFASEPMITQPMAFCWDDKGRLWIAENKDYESRQDGFSNSGNSRILILEDSDGDGQADTKKVFMEGLAFPAALAVGFDGVYVGAPPNLLFIPDKDQDDKADVEDIEVLLTGWGIRDRHETLNSLHWGPDGWLYGLQGFATPSKIRNPTEEEKTKLYYHKDPFPEDLLEADGVDINGGVWRYHPTQHNFEVVAHGFSNPWGIDYDAKGQLIMSACVIPHLWHVIPGGIYHRQGGQHFNPYVYEDIKTITDHSHRSAHGGARIYQSDAFPEEERGKVFMANIHEHAVLTDKLVPNGSGFIGKHADNFLMANNAQWVGFSMEVGPDGGVYVLDWHDADICGQEVLNGETGRVFRIMPEKSLAENWKGRYSDLNLLSDLELVELQSSKSDWHARRARGILQKRAYKGEIEEKAIKALKVLFANKKNPDLRLRALWTLHQTRNWQTSELIQNLRDADPYVRSWSIQLLCETKTPPEEARSLFLEMAKNDPSPTVRLYLASALQRIPENWKWDLVTDLLSRNEDSNDHNVPKLIWFGISDLIEKDPERFMALANQSQIPLLTGYMARRAVDGEELKHLVSTIQMATSNKVLLLEGMINGMEGRTDLIAPDNWKKLESQLKGNNSTVKLAEDISALFGDAEATQKALANLKGNSASREDKIKSLQLLTARQKNELVPLLPDLFKDKEMRTTAIRSAAAFNNEHLGRELIKLYPNSSAEDKIAILQTLSSRPRYGNLLLDEIKAENIVKKEIPVTLARQLHRVIGSGFVEFWGPIEHVPNDAAAYDSYRSILTTKALEKADLKAGKRLFMQSCGTCHKMFGEGAEIGPDLTGSNRANTDYILLNVLEPSAEIQDAYKLVVITTMDGRTYTGNVVAENGKQLTLKIAGQEPVKINKSSIQNKEITNVSLMPPGLFESLNEKEIVNLMAYLKSSKKID, from the coding sequence ATGCGAATAACTAATCCTCTAATCCTAATTGTATTTATTGTTTTCGGTTGTGGACAAAGCAATAAAAATGAAGAATCCAAAACATTAACCGGAGCTGATAGCCTTATTGTCAAGCTTGACGAATCAAATCAACAGGTACAGGTTTTTAGAAAGGGAGATTTGAAAACACCTCTTCTAACACAGGTGGCGGAAACAGATTTCAGGCCTTATATACATCCAATAGTGGCTCCTGATGGTAAAGGCATTCTGACAGAAAAAAGCCCCAATCACCACAAGCATCAAACGGGAATCTATTGGGGATTTACAAGGGTGAATCAAAGAGATTTTTTCCATAATCCAGGAGGAGATTATTGGAAAAAAGTCGCTGTCAACGTATTGGAAGAAGAAGGTGAGCGTATTTCTTGGCAAACAGTCTACGAAATGCTGGACAGCTTGGGGAATTCTTTAATGACAGAAACGCAGACCTGGACCTTAAAAGCCCAAGGACAGCAATACCTACTAGACCTGGATTGGAACGGTCAGGCCCAACAGGACCTAACGATAGGGAAGTATGATTATGGTGGGCTATTTGTCCGGATGCCCTGGAAGGAAGGCATAGAAGCAGAAATCATCAATACTGCTCGACAAGTAAATGAAATGGCCGAAGGAAAAAATTCAATGTGGATCAACCTGGGCATGCAGGTAGAAGGAAGGGAAAATAGGGCAAATATTGCTCTGTTTGATCATCCTGACAATAAAGGCTACCCGCAAAAATGGAGAGTGGACAACCAATTTGGGCTGGGGCCTGCCTATACCAGAGATGAAGATTGGAAAATTGATAGTGGTGCCAATGAACAAATTAAACATCGGTTATTTTTCTACACCGATGAATTCAATGATGTTGCCATCACTGAGGCCTGGGCCGAATATACAGATCGAAAAGGCAAGTACAACACTGCCTCATTGTGGCAATTGGCCAGAGATGAAGGTCGAAAAGCTAAATTCCTAAACCCACAAGAGGCCATTGCGGCAATGACAATAAAACCTGGTTTTAAAGTCAATGTATTTGCTTCAGAACCTATGATTACCCAACCCATGGCATTTTGCTGGGATGATAAGGGAAGGTTATGGATAGCTGAAAACAAGGATTATGAATCTAGGCAAGATGGATTTTCAAACAGCGGAAATAGCCGGATACTCATCCTTGAGGACAGTGATGGAGATGGACAAGCTGACACGAAAAAAGTCTTTATGGAAGGCCTGGCCTTTCCTGCAGCACTGGCTGTAGGTTTTGATGGTGTATATGTAGGAGCACCACCAAACCTCCTTTTTATCCCTGACAAAGATCAGGATGACAAAGCAGATGTAGAGGATATTGAAGTATTGCTAACCGGATGGGGCATAAGAGATAGACATGAGACACTGAACAGCTTACATTGGGGACCTGATGGCTGGCTCTATGGTCTTCAAGGTTTTGCCACACCTTCCAAAATAAGAAATCCTACTGAGGAAGAAAAAACAAAATTGTATTACCACAAAGACCCCTTCCCTGAGGACCTACTTGAAGCCGATGGAGTAGACATTAATGGTGGGGTATGGCGGTACCACCCTACGCAACACAATTTTGAAGTAGTGGCTCACGGTTTTAGCAATCCTTGGGGAATAGATTACGATGCCAAAGGCCAACTCATCATGTCTGCCTGTGTCATTCCCCACCTATGGCATGTGATACCAGGCGGAATTTATCACAGGCAAGGAGGGCAGCATTTCAACCCTTATGTATATGAGGACATTAAAACAATCACTGATCACAGTCACCGTTCTGCGCATGGAGGTGCAAGAATTTACCAGTCAGATGCCTTTCCTGAAGAAGAAAGAGGAAAGGTTTTTATGGCCAATATCCACGAACATGCCGTCTTAACAGACAAGTTAGTACCAAATGGTTCGGGTTTTATAGGCAAGCATGCAGATAATTTCTTAATGGCCAATAATGCCCAGTGGGTAGGCTTTAGCATGGAAGTGGGGCCTGATGGTGGCGTTTATGTATTGGACTGGCATGATGCTGATATTTGCGGACAAGAAGTCCTAAATGGTGAAACGGGAAGGGTTTTTAGAATAATGCCTGAAAAGAGCTTGGCAGAAAACTGGAAAGGACGTTACTCAGACCTCAATTTACTTTCTGATCTGGAACTGGTAGAATTGCAAAGCAGCAAGAGTGACTGGCATGCCAGAAGAGCCCGGGGTATTCTTCAAAAAAGGGCATATAAGGGTGAAATAGAAGAAAAAGCGATAAAAGCATTAAAGGTACTTTTTGCTAATAAAAAGAATCCTGACCTAAGGTTAAGGGCACTTTGGACCTTGCATCAGACAAGAAATTGGCAAACAAGTGAACTGATTCAGAATCTAAGAGATGCTGATCCCTATGTTCGTTCTTGGTCAATTCAGTTGCTTTGTGAAACCAAAACCCCACCAGAAGAGGCGCGAAGTTTATTTTTAGAAATGGCCAAAAATGACCCCTCTCCTACTGTGAGGCTTTATCTGGCTTCAGCTTTACAACGGATACCTGAAAACTGGAAATGGGACCTGGTAACTGATTTATTAAGCAGGAATGAGGACAGCAATGACCATAATGTGCCCAAACTTATATGGTTTGGCATATCTGACCTAATTGAAAAAGACCCAGAAAGATTTATGGCATTGGCCAACCAGTCCCAAATACCTTTGCTAACCGGATACATGGCAAGAAGAGCTGTGGATGGGGAAGAATTGAAACACCTCGTAAGCACCATCCAAATGGCTACTTCCAATAAAGTTTTATTACTTGAAGGCATGATCAATGGTATGGAAGGGAGAACGGATTTAATTGCGCCTGATAATTGGAAAAAGCTGGAAAGTCAGTTAAAAGGTAATAATTCTACTGTCAAGCTTGCTGAAGACATCAGTGCCTTATTTGGAGATGCGGAAGCTACACAAAAAGCACTGGCCAATTTAAAAGGCAATTCTGCAAGTCGTGAAGACAAAATAAAATCCCTTCAATTACTGACGGCCAGGCAAAAAAATGAATTGGTCCCATTACTCCCGGATTTATTCAAAGATAAAGAAATGCGTACAACCGCTATCCGGTCTGCTGCTGCTTTCAATAACGAGCATTTGGGCAGGGAACTTATAAAATTGTACCCAAATTCATCTGCTGAGGATAAAATAGCCATTCTCCAAACCCTGTCATCACGCCCAAGGTATGGCAATCTACTTTTGGACGAAATTAAAGCTGAAAATATTGTGAAAAAGGAAATCCCCGTCACCTTGGCCAGGCAGCTTCATAGGGTAATTGGGAGTGGCTTTGTTGAATTTTGGGGTCCAATAGAGCATGTGCCTAATGATGCGGCGGCCTATGACAGCTACCGATCAATTCTAACAACAAAAGCACTGGAAAAAGCAGACCTTAAAGCGGGAAAACGGCTTTTTATGCAATCTTGTGGGACTTGTCACAAAATGTTTGGGGAGGGAGCTGAAATAGGTCCTGATCTGACTGGGTCCAACCGAGCGAACACAGATTATATTCTCCTTAATGTACTTGAGCCTAGTGCTGAAATTCAGGATGCTTATAAATTGGTAGTCATCACCACAATGGATGGTCGTACTTACACAGGTAACGTTGTGGCTGAAAACGGTAAACAGTTAACCTTAAAAATCGCTGGACAGGAGCCTGTGAAAATCAACAAGTCTTCCATTCAAAACAAAGAAATAACCAATGTCTCTTTAATGCCTCCTGGTTTATTTGAGTCATTGAACGAGAAAGAAATTGTGAATTTAATGGCCTACCTTAAAAGCTCGAAAAAAATAGATTAA
- a CDS encoding BamA/TamA family outer membrane protein has protein sequence MDCRKLKFIERLKMAIFISFVFFLSTSNGFGQQVEISGGLAQKVLFGQEKSVYRPSLGYELGFNHHVNDYRFAHSVSYGFNIGAYRLNRYNSEDGLADQHQQLFETKGSFRYDYFVKSNFSFFSGIEAGFQFINLKTDQNVVLSSERTTQVFTKGVLAPKAGFNFEFNPYLSVYYKLSYDLGRYLGDHPTWGNPSSKWTHLLNNSAGIRIKFNNGYLY, from the coding sequence ATGGATTGCAGAAAATTAAAATTTATTGAGAGGTTAAAAATGGCCATCTTTATAAGCTTTGTATTTTTTTTAAGTACCAGTAATGGTTTTGGCCAACAGGTTGAAATAAGTGGTGGCTTAGCCCAAAAAGTTTTGTTTGGTCAGGAAAAGAGTGTTTACAGGCCTTCTTTAGGCTATGAGCTTGGTTTTAATCATCATGTAAATGATTACCGTTTTGCCCATTCTGTAAGTTATGGGTTTAATATTGGGGCTTATAGATTGAATCGATACAATTCAGAAGATGGCCTAGCAGATCAGCATCAACAGTTGTTTGAAACCAAAGGATCTTTTCGTTATGATTATTTTGTCAAAAGTAACTTTTCATTTTTCTCAGGAATAGAAGCAGGTTTTCAATTCATTAATTTAAAGACTGATCAAAATGTTGTCCTTTCTTCTGAAAGGACAACCCAAGTATTTACCAAAGGTGTACTGGCGCCAAAAGCGGGATTTAATTTTGAATTTAATCCCTACTTGTCCGTTTATTACAAGCTATCCTACGACTTAGGACGTTACCTTGGCGACCATCCAACTTGGGGAAATCCATCCTCAAAATGGACCCATTTGCTGAACAATTCGGCAGGCATTAGAATTAAATTTAACAATGGTTACCTTTATTAA
- the pdeM gene encoding ligase-associated DNA damage response endonuclease PdeM produces the protein MAATDNGTYIWNHELATLHLLKEKAIWIAEENSLLLADTHFGKAAHFRKAGIPVPENIHLADFTRIHELLTSTGASKVLFLGDLFHSAANGSWFTLLEFIELHPNIDFHLVMGNHDILTDTIYKDSPLLIHSGNLKMGNLLLSHKPQEGLPKGILNICGHIHPGIVLKKNGKQSFRLPAFYHKNNTLIMPAFGQFTGLFCMDVKSAESVMVTTPEKVIPIKLNNKVG, from the coding sequence TTGGCAGCAACAGACAACGGAACATATATTTGGAATCATGAACTGGCGACTTTACATTTATTAAAAGAAAAGGCCATATGGATAGCGGAGGAAAACAGCCTCTTGTTGGCTGACACTCACTTTGGTAAAGCTGCTCATTTTCGAAAGGCAGGTATACCTGTTCCAGAAAACATTCATTTGGCTGATTTTACTCGAATCCACGAATTATTGACTTCTACTGGTGCTTCTAAAGTATTATTTTTAGGAGACCTGTTTCACAGTGCTGCCAATGGAAGCTGGTTTACATTACTTGAATTTATTGAATTGCATCCCAATATTGATTTCCATTTGGTAATGGGCAATCATGATATATTGACAGATACTATTTACAAAGACAGCCCATTATTAATTCACTCAGGAAATTTAAAAATGGGCAATTTGCTCTTAAGCCATAAACCTCAAGAAGGACTACCTAAGGGTATTTTAAATATTTGTGGCCATATCCATCCAGGTATAGTCTTAAAGAAAAATGGTAAACAAAGCTTTAGATTGCCGGCCTTTTATCATAAAAACAACACATTGATTATGCCTGCATTTGGTCAATTTACCGGATTATTTTGCATGGATGTAAAAAGTGCCGAAAGCGTCATGGTAACAACTCCAGAAAAGGTAATTCCAATCAAATTAAATAATAAGGTTGGTTAA
- a CDS encoding cell division protein FtsX — protein sequence MAKFKRKKTRLGSYKFASVLFSITLSLLMMGLFGVIAIQAKKLTSIIRENIEVQVFLNKEMEQSKIDKLISQMSKKPYVLKKEDTAMLQFTSKDEAAEVFLKEVGEDFTQFLDDNPLRDSFTFSINEEFQTSEKIQEIVTEIEAIPGVFEVTYMQDVVSSINENLLKVGIVLGALILILLITVVILISNTIKLALFSQRFLIRSMQLVGATKGFIRRPFLWRAFLYGALGGIIASGIIFSLLEYGKNFIEGLQLLYDIELLAMLFGSLILLGALMSWLSTYRSINKYLNMSLDELY from the coding sequence ATGGCTAAATTTAAGAGAAAAAAAACGAGACTGGGAAGTTATAAATTTGCCAGCGTATTATTCAGCATAACCCTATCATTGCTAATGATGGGGCTTTTTGGTGTAATTGCCATTCAGGCGAAAAAGCTAACTTCCATAATACGTGAAAACATAGAAGTTCAGGTATTTCTAAACAAGGAAATGGAGCAATCCAAAATAGACAAGCTCATCAGCCAGATGAGCAAGAAACCCTATGTTCTTAAAAAGGAAGATACTGCCATGCTTCAATTCACAAGCAAGGATGAGGCTGCAGAGGTATTTTTAAAGGAAGTAGGGGAAGATTTCACCCAATTTCTGGATGACAATCCCCTCAGAGATTCTTTTACCTTTTCCATAAATGAGGAATTTCAAACCTCTGAGAAAATTCAAGAAATTGTAACAGAGATCGAAGCTATCCCTGGTGTTTTTGAAGTTACCTATATGCAAGATGTAGTATCTTCTATCAATGAAAACTTATTAAAAGTAGGCATTGTATTGGGAGCATTGATTTTAATTCTACTTATAACGGTGGTGATTTTAATAAGCAACACAATAAAACTGGCTTTATTCTCTCAACGTTTTTTGATCCGAAGCATGCAACTCGTTGGTGCTACAAAGGGATTTATAAGAAGACCGTTTTTGTGGCGTGCCTTCCTTTATGGCGCATTGGGAGGCATTATTGCCTCAGGTATTATTTTCAGCCTCCTGGAATATGGTAAAAATTTCATTGAAGGATTACAATTACTTTACGATATAGAATTGCTCGCCATGTTATTTGGAAGCTTAATTTTATTGGGAGCCTTAATGTCCTGGTTAAGTACTTACCGCTCTATCAATAAATACCTCAACATGTCTTTGGACGAATTATACTAA
- a CDS encoding DUF3098 domain-containing protein — MKNNPLPFSKKNYQLMLIGIAIIVVGFAIMGLDSSPHGFGFMGLTLGPIVVLSGFLFEFYAIFYKNK; from the coding sequence ATGAAAAACAATCCATTGCCTTTTTCGAAAAAAAATTATCAGCTCATGCTTATCGGTATTGCAATCATCGTGGTTGGGTTTGCCATTATGGGATTAGATAGCAGCCCTCATGGGTTTGGCTTTATGGGTTTAACCTTAGGCCCTATTGTAGTATTATCAGGTTTTCTTTTTGAATTTTACGCCATTTTTTATAAAAATAAATAA
- a CDS encoding undecaprenyl-diphosphate phosphatase, with the protein MTIFEAIILGIVQGLTEFLPVSSSGHLEIAAALLGSNSVPEESLLFTVVVHFATALSTIVVFRKDVADLLNGLCQFKNNEETQFSLKIILSMIPAVVVGLLFEEQLEQLFGGKVVFVGFMLLITGLLLYLADKAKNTGKPVSFVNAVIIGIAQAVAMLPGISRSGATISTSVLLGIDKNRAARFSFLMVVPLILGKIGKDVLSGDLTYQSDQFGSMVIAFTAAFVAGLIACTWMIQLVRKSKLSYFSVYCVIVGVLAIVAGTYY; encoded by the coding sequence ATGACCATTTTTGAAGCAATTATTTTGGGTATAGTTCAGGGGCTTACTGAATTCCTACCTGTATCATCCAGCGGACATTTAGAAATTGCAGCTGCACTACTGGGTAGCAATTCTGTACCCGAAGAAAGTTTACTATTTACTGTAGTCGTCCATTTTGCCACTGCTTTAAGTACAATAGTCGTATTTAGAAAAGATGTTGCTGATCTTTTAAACGGATTGTGTCAGTTTAAAAACAATGAGGAAACCCAATTTTCCTTAAAAATCATCTTATCCATGATTCCTGCTGTTGTGGTAGGTTTACTTTTTGAAGAACAGTTGGAGCAATTGTTTGGTGGTAAGGTTGTTTTTGTAGGATTCATGCTTTTGATAACGGGCTTATTACTCTATCTAGCAGACAAAGCAAAAAACACAGGTAAACCAGTTTCCTTTGTCAATGCTGTTATTATTGGGATTGCGCAGGCTGTCGCCATGTTGCCAGGAATTTCTCGCTCTGGAGCAACTATTTCGACTTCTGTTTTACTGGGTATAGATAAGAATAGAGCAGCAAGGTTTTCTTTTTTAATGGTAGTTCCATTAATCTTAGGAAAAATAGGTAAAGATGTTTTATCAGGTGACCTGACTTACCAAAGTGACCAGTTTGGAAGTATGGTTATCGCTTTCACTGCGGCATTTGTCGCAGGACTTATAGCATGCACATGGATGATTCAACTTGTTAGAAAAAGTAAGTTGAGTTATTTCTCAGTTTATTGTGTCATAGTTGGTGTACTCGCCATTGTTGCTGGAACATATTATTAA
- the truB gene encoding tRNA pseudouridine(55) synthase TruB has product MNNQQKPYGEVFLVNKPYKWTSFDAVKKLRNALKVKKVGHAGTLDPLATGLLIICAGKETKNIEQYQAQKKEYSGTFVLGKTTDSFDLEQEVIDVADPMHLTEEEILKAVATLTGDIMQIPPNHSAIKKDGKRVYESARKGITVILDPRPVTVEVFEITRIELPEIHFRIVCSKGTYIRSLARDLGDALEVGAYMSALSRDAIGEFKLENAWELDQLIEKIKKEQNENL; this is encoded by the coding sequence ATGAACAATCAGCAAAAACCATACGGAGAAGTTTTTCTCGTCAACAAACCCTACAAATGGACTTCTTTTGATGCCGTAAAAAAGCTAAGAAATGCGCTTAAGGTAAAGAAAGTAGGACATGCAGGCACCCTTGATCCTTTGGCTACAGGCCTATTGATTATTTGTGCTGGAAAAGAAACGAAAAACATCGAACAGTATCAGGCTCAAAAAAAGGAATACTCTGGTACTTTTGTTTTGGGTAAAACCACTGATTCTTTCGATTTAGAGCAGGAGGTGATTGATGTTGCCGACCCAATGCATCTGACCGAGGAGGAGATTTTAAAGGCTGTTGCTACCCTTACGGGAGACATCATGCAAATTCCACCAAATCATTCCGCTATTAAAAAGGATGGAAAACGCGTCTACGAATCTGCAAGAAAAGGGATTACTGTAATACTTGACCCTAGGCCAGTTACTGTGGAAGTATTTGAAATAACCCGTATCGAGCTACCAGAAATCCATTTCAGGATAGTTTGTTCCAAGGGAACTTATATCAGAAGTCTGGCAAGAGATCTTGGAGATGCGCTTGAGGTGGGTGCATACATGTCGGCCCTTTCCCGAGATGCTATTGGTGAATTCAAGCTTGAAAATGCCTGGGAGCTTGATCAATTGATAGAAAAAATCAAAAAAGAGCAAAATGAAAATTTATAA